In Humulus lupulus chromosome 6, drHumLupu1.1, whole genome shotgun sequence, a single genomic region encodes these proteins:
- the LOC133783318 gene encoding protein NOI4 isoform X1, which produces MSQEKGRPLPKFGEWDVNDPASAEGFTVIFNKARDEKKTGGKPESPGKTDSNIKPAADPAKPPQSKKWFCCIQDPPAES; this is translated from the exons CAGGAAAAGGGTCGACCGCTACCAAAATTTGGTGAATGGGATGTTAATGATCCTGCTTCAGCCGAGGGATTTACTGTAATCTTTAACAAGGCTAGGGATGAGAAGAAGACAGGAGGCAAACCTGAATCACCAGGAAAGACTGATTCTAATATCAAGCCTGCAGCAGATCCTGCCAAACCTCCTCAGTCT AAAAAATGGTTTTGCTGCATTCAAGATCCACCTGCAGAGTCCTGA
- the LOC133783318 gene encoding protein NOI4 isoform X2, which yields MSEKGRPLPKFGEWDVNDPASAEGFTVIFNKARDEKKTGGKPESPGKTDSNIKPAADPAKPPQSKKWFCCIQDPPAES from the exons GAAAAGGGTCGACCGCTACCAAAATTTGGTGAATGGGATGTTAATGATCCTGCTTCAGCCGAGGGATTTACTGTAATCTTTAACAAGGCTAGGGATGAGAAGAAGACAGGAGGCAAACCTGAATCACCAGGAAAGACTGATTCTAATATCAAGCCTGCAGCAGATCCTGCCAAACCTCCTCAGTCT AAAAAATGGTTTTGCTGCATTCAAGATCCACCTGCAGAGTCCTGA
- the LOC133783320 gene encoding transmembrane emp24 domain-containing protein p24beta2-like isoform X1, which yields MDVQMKRGLCILVAFLLSVEAAFGIRFVVDREECFSHDVQYEGDTVHVSFVVIKTDSSWHYSQEGVDLVVKGPTGDQIHDFRDKTSEKFEFVAQRKGVHRFCFTNKSPYHETIDFDVHVNHFSYFDQHAKDEHLNPLLEHIQKLEEALYNIQFEQHWLEAQTERQATVNEAMGRRAVHKAFFESAALVGASFLQVFILRRLFEKKLGMSRV from the exons ATGGATGTGCAGATGAAAAGGGGTTTATGCATATTGGTGGCTTTTTTGTTGAGTGTGGAAGCAGCTTTTGGAATCAGATTTGTGGTTGACAGAGAAGAGTGTTTTTCTCATGATGTTCAGTACGAAGGGGATACTGTCCATGTCTCTTTTGTTGTCATCAAGACTGATTCTTCTTGGCATTATAGTCAGGAAGGAGTTGATCTCGTG GTGAAAGGACCAACAGGGGATCAGATTCATGATTTTCGTGACAAGACTAGCGAAAAGTTTGAGTTTGTGGCTCAACGAAAAGGAGTTCACCGATTCTGTTTCACTAACAAGTCTCCTTATCATGAAACCATAGATTTCGATGTACATGTTAACCATTTTTCTTACTTTGACCAGCACGCAAAAGATG AGCACTTGAACCCTTTGTTAGAACATAttcaaaagttggaggaagctCTCTACAACATTCAGTTTGAACAACATTGGCTTGAAGCTCAGACCGAACGACAGGCAACAG TGAATGAAGCAATGGGCAGGAGGGCAGTTCACAAGGCGTTCTTTGAATCGGCCGCGCTAGTAGGTGCGAGTTTTCTCCAGGTTTTTATTCTCCGTCGCCTCTTTGAAAAGAAGCTTGGAATGTCCAGAGTCTAA
- the LOC133783320 gene encoding transmembrane emp24 domain-containing protein p24beta2-like isoform X2 yields MKRGLCILVAFLLSVEAAFGIRFVVDREECFSHDVQYEGDTVHVSFVVIKTDSSWHYSQEGVDLVVKGPTGDQIHDFRDKTSEKFEFVAQRKGVHRFCFTNKSPYHETIDFDVHVNHFSYFDQHAKDEHLNPLLEHIQKLEEALYNIQFEQHWLEAQTERQATVNEAMGRRAVHKAFFESAALVGASFLQVFILRRLFEKKLGMSRV; encoded by the exons ATGAAAAGGGGTTTATGCATATTGGTGGCTTTTTTGTTGAGTGTGGAAGCAGCTTTTGGAATCAGATTTGTGGTTGACAGAGAAGAGTGTTTTTCTCATGATGTTCAGTACGAAGGGGATACTGTCCATGTCTCTTTTGTTGTCATCAAGACTGATTCTTCTTGGCATTATAGTCAGGAAGGAGTTGATCTCGTG GTGAAAGGACCAACAGGGGATCAGATTCATGATTTTCGTGACAAGACTAGCGAAAAGTTTGAGTTTGTGGCTCAACGAAAAGGAGTTCACCGATTCTGTTTCACTAACAAGTCTCCTTATCATGAAACCATAGATTTCGATGTACATGTTAACCATTTTTCTTACTTTGACCAGCACGCAAAAGATG AGCACTTGAACCCTTTGTTAGAACATAttcaaaagttggaggaagctCTCTACAACATTCAGTTTGAACAACATTGGCTTGAAGCTCAGACCGAACGACAGGCAACAG TGAATGAAGCAATGGGCAGGAGGGCAGTTCACAAGGCGTTCTTTGAATCGGCCGCGCTAGTAGGTGCGAGTTTTCTCCAGGTTTTTATTCTCCGTCGCCTCTTTGAAAAGAAGCTTGGAATGTCCAGAGTCTAA
- the LOC133783319 gene encoding cellulose synthase-like protein E1, with the protein MEMEKHHKLPLFETKRAKGRIIYRVFGSSIFVGICVIWFYRLSYIPKQDQDGRWAWIGLLGAELWFGFYWILTQSHRWNQVYRTTFKDRLSQRYDDGELPGVDIFVCTADPTIEPPLMVINTVLSVMAYDYPTEKLSVYLSDDGASDLTFYALLEAANFAKHWIPYCKKFQIEPRSPAAYFRSISLLPSLKDSDQARSFVTVKKLYEEMANRIEDVTKWGQLSEEDKSKHNSFSFSDWDSSNWSRGDHDTILQIIIDGKESNDRDVAGCTLPALVYLAREKRPHIHHNFKAGAMNALIRVSSKISNGEIILNVDCDMYTNNSQSIKDALCFLLDEEQGHEIAYVQFPQMFENVTKNDLYGSDLLVIREVEFNGLDGYGGPLYIGSGCFHRRDVLCGRKFGTELKKEEKKENRERESVHELEEKAKDLASIACEKNSLWGKEMGLKYGCPVEDVITGLSIQSQGWKSVYCTPSRPAFLGVAPTSLAQTLVQHKRWSEGDFQILLSKYSPAWYAYNKISLGLQLGYCCYCLWAPNCLATLYYSFIPSLYLLKATPLFPEVSSPWIIPFVYVVLAKYTYSLAEFLWSGGTLLGWWNEQRIWLYKRTTSYLFAFIDTILNLLGITKSAFVITAKVTDEDVSERFEKEIMEFGTASPMFTILAVLAMLNLYCFIGVVKEAVMGKGIARVLETMPMQILLCGVLILINLPLYQGLFLRKDKGKMPCSLTVKSVAFALFACTCFTFVY; encoded by the exons aTGGAGATGGAAAAGCATCACAAACTGCCATTGTTTGAGACCAAAAGAGCCAAAGGAAGAATCATATACAGAGTATTTGGTTCATCTATATTCGTTGGAATATGTGTGATATGGTTTTACAGATTGAGTTACATACCAAAACAAGACCAAGATGGAAGATGGGCTTGGATTGGTTTGCTTGGAGCTGAGCTCTGGTTTGGTTTCTACTGGATTCTGACCCAATCCCATCGTTGGAACCAAGTCTATAGAACCACCTTCAAGGACAGACTCTCTCAAAG ATATGATGATGGTGAGTTACCAGGTGTGGACATATTTGTATGCACAGCAGACCCAACAATAGAGCCACCATTAATGGTGATAAACACAGTCCTATCAGTGATGGCCTATGACTATCCAACTGAGAAACTGAGTGTGTATTTGTCTGATGATGGAGCCTCTGATCTTACTTTCTATGCACTATTGGAGGCTGCAAACTTTGCCAAGCATTGGATTCCATACTGTAAGAAATTTCAGATAGAGCCAAGGTCACCAGCTGCCTATTTCAGGTCCATCTCTTTGTTACCTTCTCTAAAAGATTCTGATCAAGCTCGTTCATTTGTTACTGTCAAG AAATTGTATGAAGAGATGGCAAATAGGATTGAGGATGTCACAAAGTGGGGCCAATTATCAGAAGAAGACAAGTCAAAACATAATAGTTTCTCCTTCTCTGACTGGGACTCATCAAATTGGTCCAGGGGTGACCATGACACCATTCTTCAA ATAATAATTGATGGGAAAGAATCAAATGACAGAGATGTTGCTGGTTGTACACTGCCAGCTTTAGTATATTTGGCTCGAGAGAAAAGACCACATATTCACCATAACTTCAAAGCTGGAGCTATGAATGCATTG ATTAGAGTATCTTCCAAGATTAGCAATGGAGAAATCATTCTAAATGTGGACTGTGATATGTACACAAACAACTCTCAATCCATAAAAGATGCCCTTTGCTTCTTATTGGATGAAGAACAAGGCCATGAGATTGCATACGTACAATTCCCACAGATGTTTGAGAATGTCACTAAGAATGATTTGTATGGCAGTGATCTTCTAGTGATAAGAGAA GTGGAATTCAATGGTTTGGATGGCTATGGAGGGCCCCTTTATATTGGAAGTGGCTGCTTTCACAGAAGAGATGTTCTTTGCGGAAGAAAATTCGGTACCGAGTTGAAGAaggaagagaagaaagaaaacagAGAAAGAGAAAGTGTTCATGAGCTAGAAGAGAAAGCTAAAGATCTTGCAAGTATTGCATGTGAGAAAAACTCGCTTTGGGGAAAAGAG ATGGGATTGAAGTATGGATGCCCAGTTGAAGATGTGATAACAGGGCTATCAATCCaaagccagggatggaaatcagTGTATTGCACTCCATCAAGACCAGCTTTCTTAGGAGTGGCTCCAACCTCATTGGCCCAGACACTAGTGCAGCACAAGAGATGGTCAGAAGGTGATTTTCAGATCTTGTTGTCCAAATACAGTCCAGCTTGGTATGCTTACAACAAGATCAGCTTAGGTCTTCAACTTGGATATTGCTGCTATTGTCTTTGGGCTCCTAATTGCTTGGCTACTCTATATTACTCATTCATACCTTCACTTTACCTTCTCAAGGCCACTCCTTTGTTTCCAGAG GTGTCTAGTCCATGGATTATACCATTTGTATATGTGGTTCTTGCCAAGTACACATACAGCTTAGCAGAATTTCTATGGTCTGGTGGGACACTCCTAGGCTGGTGGAATGAGCAGAGAATTTGGCTATACAAAAGAACAACCTCCTACCTATTCGCCTTCATCGATACGATTCTAAACTTGCTCGGAATCACCAAGTCAGCATTTGTAATCACGGCCAAAGTGACCGACGAAGATGTTTCAGAGAGGTTTGAGAAGGAAATTATGGAATTCGGGACAGCCTCGCCGATGTTCACCATACTTGCAGTACTTGCCATGCTCAACCTCTACTGCTTTATTGGGGTGGTGAAAGAAGCAGTCATGGGAAAGGGTATTGCCAGAGTTTTGGAGACAATGCCTATGCAGATTTTGCTGTGTGGGGTTTTGATCCTAATAAACTTGCCTTTGTACCAAGGCCTTTTTCTGAGAAAGGACAAGGGAAAGATGCCATGTTCCCTGACAGTTAAATCAGTTGCATTTGCCTTATTTGCTTGTACTTGTTTTACATTTGTGTATTGA
- the LOC133784506 gene encoding cytokinin riboside 5'-monophosphate phosphoribohydrolase LOG5-like: MEGKVLIKSKFKSVCVFCGSSNGRRDCYRDAAIELGQELVSRKLELVYGGGSVGLMGLVSQAVHRGGGNVLGIIPRALMSKEITGETVGEVRPVTNMHQRKSEMARHSDCFIALPGGYGTLEELLEVITWAQLGIHHKPVGLLNVDGYYNSLLTFIDKAVDDGFIEPSQRHIIVSAPNAKELVQKLEEYVPMHDGVIAKARWDMLNNSSRSYEISSKL, from the exons ATGGAGGGGAAGGTGTTAATAAAATCAAAGTTCAAGTCTGTTTGTGTGTTTTGTGGGAGTAGTAATGGAAGGAGAGATTGTTACAGAGATGCAGCCATTGAACTGGGCCAAGAGCTG GTATCAAGAAAGTTGGAGCTTGTGTATGGTGGAGGCAGTGTTGGGCTAATGGGTTTGGTTTCTCAGGCTGTTCATCGTGGTGGAGGCAATGTCCTCGG GATCATTCCCAGGGCTCTTATGTCTAAAGAG ATAACAGGGGAGACAGTTGGTGAAGTTAGGCCagtaaccaacatgcatcaaagaAAATCAGAAATGGCTCGCCATTCTGATTGTTTTATTGCTTTGCCAG GTGGGTATGGAACACTAGAGGAGTTGCTTGAAGTGATCACCTGGGCTCAACTTGGTATCCATCACAAGCCA GTGGGTCTGCTCAATGTGGATGGCTACTACAATTCTCTCCTAACTTTCATTGATAAAGCAGTCGATGATGGTTTCATTGAGCCCTCACAGCGCCACATCATAGTCTCTGCTCCCAATGCCAAAGAGCTTGTTCAGAAACTCGAG GAGTACGTGCCCATGCATGATGGAGTCATAGCCAAGGCAAGGTGGGATATGTTGAACAACAGCAGTAGAAGCTATGAAATTTCATCAAAACTATGA